The following are from one region of the Deinococcus planocerae genome:
- a CDS encoding amidase, which produces MTFPDLPDSQRAWAYRPASPLSGQPGGPLAGLTFSVKDLYGVAGWPLTASTRAPVPDPGESVLVRRLIELGASAVGKTHLHEIALGITGMNGFGGTTHPFDPEWVPGGSSSGAAVSVALGQVDFALGTDTGGSIRVPAAWCGVAGYKPTKDHPAWSTEGVLPLSWTCDHAGPLARDVRTLVRVHEALTGREVVRQEWVGLRVGLWLPDGWVDDTVLGAVQGFAAQLEGLGARLEDADFPEVLDAYSPIVLSEAAQVHAQALEQDDPGFTPFTLGLLRQGRKLTQAEVGAAHQRRAAYRAKLDALLTRHDVLLAPAVPTPPPLIGQEDVDLREGRTPLRRAVLRLTAPFSLLGAPTVALPSSSPFVGVQLVGRHGEDDRLLGLALSLEGQTARHDEGA; this is translated from the coding sequence GTGACCTTCCCCGACTTGCCCGACTCCCAGCGTGCGTGGGCGTACCGCCCGGCCTCTCCCCTGTCCGGCCAGCCGGGTGGGCCGCTCGCGGGGCTCACCTTCAGCGTCAAGGACCTGTACGGGGTGGCGGGGTGGCCGCTCACGGCGAGCACGCGCGCTCCCGTCCCCGATCCCGGCGAGAGCGTCCTCGTGCGGCGGCTGATCGAATTGGGCGCCTCGGCGGTCGGCAAGACGCACCTGCACGAGATCGCCCTCGGGATCACGGGCATGAACGGCTTCGGGGGGACGACGCACCCCTTCGACCCGGAGTGGGTGCCGGGGGGCAGCAGCAGCGGCGCGGCGGTCAGCGTGGCGCTCGGGCAGGTGGACTTCGCGCTCGGCACCGATACGGGCGGCTCCATCCGCGTTCCGGCGGCGTGGTGCGGGGTGGCGGGGTACAAGCCGACGAAGGACCACCCGGCGTGGAGCACGGAGGGGGTGCTGCCGCTGAGCTGGACGTGCGACCACGCGGGGCCTCTGGCGCGGGACGTGCGGACGCTCGTGCGGGTTCACGAGGCTCTGACGGGGCGGGAGGTCGTGCGTCAGGAGTGGGTGGGCCTGCGGGTCGGCCTGTGGCTCCCGGACGGCTGGGTGGACGACACGGTGCTGGGGGCTGTGCAGGGCTTCGCGGCACAGTTGGAGGGGCTGGGCGCGCGGCTGGAGGACGCCGACTTCCCCGAAGTCCTCGACGCCTACTCGCCCATCGTGCTCAGCGAGGCCGCGCAGGTCCACGCTCAGGCTCTCGAACAGGACGACCCCGGCTTCACCCCCTTCACCCTGGGGTTGCTGAGGCAAGGGCGGAAGTTGACCCAGGCGGAGGTCGGGGCGGCCCACCAACGCCGTGCCGCGTACCGTGCCAAACTGGACGCCCTCCTCACCCGTCATGACGTGCTCCTCGCGCCCGCCGTGCCCACCCCACCGCCTCTGATCGGGCAGGAGGACGTGGACCTCCGCGAGGGCCGCACCCCCCTGCGCCGCGCCGTCTTGCGCCTCACCGCGCCCTTCAGCCTGCTCGGCGCCCCGACCGTCGCGCTGCCTTCCTCCTCGCCCTTCGTCGGCGTGCAGCTCGTGGGGCGGCACGGGGAGGACGACCGATTGCTGGGCTTGGCGCTGAGCCTCGAAGGCCAGACGGCCAGGCACGACGAGGGCGCGTGA
- the miaB gene encoding tRNA (N6-isopentenyl adenosine(37)-C2)-methylthiotransferase MiaB has protein sequence MKAHLITYGCQMNEYDTHLVESQLVSFGADMVGSVDEADFVLINTCAVRGKPVDKVRSLLGDLRKQKSQRPLVVGMMGCLAQLEEGQQIARKFEVDVLLGPGSLLDIGKALESNERFWGLQFKDELHDHIPPPPAGRLQAHLTIMRGCDHHCTYCIVPTTRGPQVSRHPDSILRELDMQLAAGVQEVTLLGQNVNAYGVDQGARLAGYPSFADLLRMVGRSGVRRVKFTTSHPMNFTEDVAAAIAETPAVCEFVHLPVQSGSSRVLRRMAREYTREKYLGHIAEIKRHLPDVVLATDIIVGFPGETEEDFGETLSLYDEVGYDSAYMFIYSPRPGTPSYRHFQDLPREVKTERLQRLIVRQKEWSARKNALRVGTLQEVLLRGDAHDSAFLEGHTRGNHPTVVPKAVGVTGAGIHHVRIEHATPHMLYGKVVDAQGRELPELPRFSPEAAALSSPLQMV, from the coding sequence ATGAAGGCACACCTGATCACCTACGGGTGTCAGATGAACGAATACGACACGCACCTCGTCGAGTCGCAGCTCGTCTCGTTCGGCGCCGACATGGTGGGCAGCGTGGACGAGGCGGATTTCGTCCTGATCAACACCTGCGCCGTGCGCGGCAAGCCGGTGGACAAGGTGAGGAGCCTCCTCGGCGACCTGCGCAAACAGAAGAGTCAGCGGCCCCTCGTCGTCGGGATGATGGGCTGCCTCGCGCAGCTCGAAGAGGGCCAGCAGATCGCCCGCAAGTTCGAGGTGGACGTGCTTCTCGGGCCCGGCAGCCTGCTCGACATCGGGAAGGCGCTGGAGAGCAACGAGCGCTTCTGGGGCCTCCAGTTCAAGGACGAACTGCACGACCACATCCCCCCGCCGCCCGCCGGGAGGCTGCAAGCGCACCTCACGATCATGCGCGGCTGCGACCACCACTGCACCTACTGCATCGTGCCCACCACGCGCGGACCGCAGGTCAGCCGCCACCCCGACTCGATCCTGCGCGAGCTGGACATGCAGCTCGCCGCCGGGGTGCAGGAGGTCACGCTGCTCGGGCAGAACGTGAACGCCTATGGGGTGGACCAGGGGGCGCGGCTGGCCGGGTATCCCTCCTTCGCCGACCTGCTGCGGATGGTGGGGCGAAGCGGCGTGCGCCGGGTCAAGTTCACGACGAGTCACCCCATGAACTTCACCGAGGACGTGGCCGCCGCGATAGCCGAGACGCCCGCCGTGTGCGAGTTCGTCCACCTGCCGGTGCAGAGTGGATCGAGCCGGGTGCTGCGCCGCATGGCCCGCGAGTACACCCGCGAGAAGTACCTCGGGCACATCGCGGAGATCAAGCGGCACCTGCCGGACGTCGTGCTGGCGACCGACATCATCGTGGGCTTCCCCGGCGAGACCGAGGAGGATTTCGGGGAGACGCTGAGCCTCTACGACGAGGTGGGGTACGACAGCGCCTACATGTTCATCTACTCGCCGCGCCCCGGCACGCCGAGCTACCGGCACTTCCAGGACCTGCCGCGCGAGGTCAAGACGGAGCGTCTGCAACGCCTGATCGTGAGGCAGAAGGAGTGGAGCGCGCGCAAGAACGCTTTGAGGGTCGGCACCCTTCAGGAAGTCCTGCTGCGCGGCGACGCCCACGATTCCGCCTTCCTCGAAGGCCACACGCGCGGCAACCACCCGACCGTGGTGCCCAAGGCTGTCGGCGTGACGGGTGCGGGCATTCACCACGTCCGCATCGAACACGCCACCCCACACATGCTGTACGGCAAGGTGGTGGACGCCCAGGGCCGCGAGTTGCCCGAGCTGCCGCGCTTCAGTCCAGAGGCGGCGGCGCTGAGCAGTCCGCTCCAGATGGTCTAA
- a CDS encoding ABC transporter ATP-binding protein — MTVQTPDVLLEVRHKSEYALELRGITKRFPLVLANDNISMAVRWGSVHALCGENGAGKSTLMKIVYGAQPPTSGEIVVDGEVVNFTDPSQAIARGIGMVFQHFMLVDTLTVTENVILGAEPTAGTSIDYAGARRRVAELIKQFNFDLRPDALVGDLPVGLQQKVEILKTLYRGARILILDEPTAVLTPSETDELFDFLKNQYAASGNAVIFISHKLHEVLHISDTISVIRDGKMIGTIPAQGATTETLARMMVGRDVSLKVQKKSAQPGAVALDVRNVTVKGAHGNAVDGVSFQVRAGEIVGIAGVEGNGQSELVEAITGLTPVGSGEITYLGRHARGVREVEESGLSHIPEDRNERGLVLDMTTAENFILGEHDRPPFAGRLGFLNLDKINQTARELSERYDVRPRSVSLQAGRYSGGNAQKIIVAREMRKGPKILVASQPTRGVDIGAIEFIHARIVEARDQGLAVLLISADLGEVMNLADRILVMYEGRVVGEVDAATATETQLGLLMTGSGGASGRSGAVSETQQTGER; from the coding sequence ATGACCGTCCAGACCCCCGACGTGCTCCTCGAGGTGCGGCACAAGTCCGAGTACGCGCTGGAGTTGCGCGGGATCACCAAACGTTTTCCGCTGGTGCTCGCCAACGACAACATCAGCATGGCGGTGCGCTGGGGCTCGGTGCACGCTCTGTGCGGCGAGAACGGCGCGGGCAAGAGCACCCTGATGAAGATCGTCTACGGCGCCCAGCCCCCCACCTCCGGCGAGATCGTGGTGGACGGCGAGGTCGTGAACTTCACCGACCCCTCACAGGCCATCGCGCGCGGCATCGGCATGGTCTTCCAGCACTTCATGTTGGTGGACACCCTCACCGTCACCGAGAACGTGATCCTGGGCGCCGAGCCCACGGCGGGCACCTCCATCGACTACGCAGGGGCGCGGCGGCGGGTCGCCGAACTCATCAAGCAGTTCAACTTCGACCTGCGGCCCGACGCCCTCGTCGGTGACCTCCCCGTCGGCCTCCAGCAGAAGGTCGAGATTCTCAAGACGCTCTACCGCGGCGCCCGCATCCTGATCCTCGACGAGCCCACCGCCGTCCTCACGCCGAGCGAGACGGACGAGCTGTTCGATTTCCTCAAAAACCAGTACGCGGCGAGCGGCAACGCGGTGATCTTTATCAGCCACAAGCTCCACGAGGTCCTGCACATCAGCGACACCATCAGCGTGATCCGCGACGGCAAGATGATCGGCACCATCCCCGCGCAGGGCGCCACCACCGAGACCCTTGCCCGCATGATGGTGGGCCGCGACGTGAGCCTCAAGGTGCAGAAGAAGTCCGCCCAGCCGGGCGCGGTCGCCCTCGACGTGCGCAACGTCACGGTGAAGGGCGCGCACGGCAACGCGGTGGATGGCGTCTCCTTCCAGGTGCGCGCGGGCGAGATCGTGGGCATCGCGGGGGTGGAGGGCAACGGCCAGAGCGAACTCGTGGAGGCGATCACGGGGCTCACGCCGGTGGGCTCGGGCGAGATCACCTATCTGGGCAGGCACGCGCGGGGGGTGCGTGAGGTCGAGGAGAGCGGCCTGTCGCACATCCCCGAAGACCGCAACGAGCGCGGCCTCGTGCTCGACATGACGACCGCCGAGAACTTCATCCTGGGCGAGCACGACCGCCCCCCCTTCGCCGGGCGGCTGGGATTCCTGAACCTCGACAAGATCAACCAGACGGCCCGCGAACTCAGCGAGCGGTACGACGTGCGCCCGCGCAGCGTCAGCCTCCAGGCGGGGCGCTACAGCGGCGGCAACGCGCAGAAGATCATCGTGGCCCGCGAGATGCGCAAGGGACCCAAGATTCTCGTCGCCTCGCAGCCCACGCGCGGGGTGGACATCGGCGCCATCGAGTTCATCCACGCCCGCATCGTCGAGGCGCGCGACCAGGGCCTCGCGGTGCTGCTGATCAGCGCCGACCTCGGGGAGGTCATGAACCTCGCCGACCGCATCCTCGTCATGTACGAGGGCCGCGTCGTCGGCGAGGTGGACGCCGCGACCGCCACCGAGACGCAGCTCGGCCTGCTGATGACGGGCAGCGGCGGTGCGAGCGGGCGCAGCGGCGCGGTGAGCGAGACGCAGCAGACGGGCGAACGCTGA